The following coding sequences are from one Geodermatophilus normandii window:
- a CDS encoding metal ABC transporter ATP-binding protein yields the protein MSDPALRLTGATVGYGDVAIVRDASLTVRRGEAVAVLGSNGSGKTTLMRGVLGLAAVLGGSVEVLGAPVGRPREHGRVGYVPQRHTVSGAMPATVREVVGVGRLPRLGLFGRPVARDRAAVAEAVDAVGLADRLDDPVASLSGGQQRRVLVARALAAEPELLVMDEPTAGVDAASQAALATVLARVSAAGTTLVVVTHETGPLAGVLRRAVVVDSGRLTYDGPLVGAGPAAGPDCHHPDEATAPPVRGYRLDQPRPAPDAARVRDGSR from the coding sequence ATGAGCGATCCCGCGCTCCGCCTCACCGGCGCCACGGTGGGCTACGGCGACGTCGCCATCGTCCGCGACGCCTCCCTGACCGTCCGGCGCGGCGAGGCCGTCGCGGTCCTCGGGTCCAACGGCTCGGGCAAGACCACCCTCATGCGGGGGGTGCTCGGCCTCGCGGCCGTCCTCGGCGGCAGCGTCGAGGTGCTCGGTGCCCCGGTCGGCAGGCCGCGCGAGCACGGCCGGGTCGGCTACGTCCCACAGCGGCACACCGTCAGCGGCGCGATGCCGGCCACCGTGCGCGAGGTCGTCGGCGTGGGCCGGCTGCCGCGGCTGGGCCTGTTCGGCCGGCCGGTCGCCCGCGACCGGGCCGCCGTCGCCGAGGCGGTCGACGCCGTCGGCCTCGCCGACCGGCTCGACGACCCGGTGGCCTCGCTCTCGGGCGGGCAGCAGCGCCGGGTGCTCGTGGCCCGCGCGCTGGCCGCCGAACCCGAGCTGCTGGTCATGGACGAGCCGACCGCCGGCGTCGACGCGGCCAGCCAGGCGGCGCTGGCCACGGTGCTGGCGCGGGTGTCGGCGGCCGGTACGACACTCGTCGTCGTGACCCACGAGACCGGCCCGTTGGCGGGCGTGCTCCGCCGCGCCGTGGTGGTGGACTCCGGACGGTTGACCTACGACGGGCCGCTGGTCGGCGCCGGCCCGGCCGCCGGCCCCGACTGCCACCACCCGGACGAGGCCACCGCGCCGCCGGTCCGGGGGTACCGGCTCGACCAGCCGCGACCCGCGCCGGACGCCGCCCGGGTCCGCGACGGGAGCCGCTGA
- a CDS encoding metal ABC transporter permease — protein MELLDYGFMQRALLASLMVGLVAPAVGVFLVQRRLSLLGDGLGHVALTGVGVGVLTSSAPVGTALVAAVLGAVLIELVRARGRTSGDVALAVLFYGGIAGGVVLLSLAPRGQATNLDAYLFGAITTTTASDVAVFAVITVVVLAVVWLLGSRLYAVSDDEEYARAVGLPVLPLNVVLAALVASTVVLSMRVVGLLLISALMILPSAVAQLVGRSFRSTLYLACGIGVVVSVSGTATSYYTGTPSGGTIVLLAIALFLAVTVAVALRDATARRRHGRRVDVHAAHPHEHGDDCGHRPVPHGDHVDYDHDGHLHAPHRTGTGVHYDEHDRAGSAVARPAGTEHP, from the coding sequence GTGGAACTGCTCGACTACGGCTTCATGCAGCGGGCCCTCCTGGCCTCGCTGATGGTCGGACTCGTCGCCCCCGCGGTGGGCGTCTTCCTCGTGCAGCGCCGGCTCTCGCTGCTCGGGGACGGCCTCGGCCACGTCGCGCTGACCGGAGTCGGCGTCGGGGTCCTCACCTCCAGCGCGCCGGTCGGGACGGCACTGGTCGCCGCCGTGCTCGGCGCGGTGCTCATCGAGCTGGTCCGCGCCCGCGGGCGCACCAGCGGCGACGTCGCCCTCGCCGTCCTCTTCTACGGCGGCATCGCCGGCGGGGTCGTGCTCCTCTCCCTCGCGCCCCGCGGGCAGGCCACCAACCTCGACGCCTACCTCTTCGGGGCGATCACCACCACGACGGCGTCCGACGTCGCCGTGTTCGCCGTCATCACCGTGGTCGTCCTGGCGGTCGTGTGGCTGCTGGGCTCCCGGCTGTACGCGGTGAGCGACGACGAGGAGTACGCCCGCGCGGTCGGACTGCCCGTGCTGCCGCTCAACGTGGTGCTGGCCGCGCTGGTGGCCTCCACCGTCGTGCTCTCGATGCGGGTGGTCGGGCTGCTCCTGATCAGCGCGCTGATGATCCTGCCCAGCGCCGTGGCTCAGCTGGTCGGGCGCAGCTTCCGCAGCACGCTGTACCTCGCCTGCGGCATCGGCGTGGTGGTCAGCGTCTCGGGCACCGCGACCTCGTACTACACCGGCACCCCCTCCGGCGGCACGATCGTGCTGCTGGCCATCGCGCTGTTCCTCGCCGTGACCGTCGCCGTGGCGCTGCGGGACGCCACGGCCCGGCGACGGCACGGGCGCCGCGTGGACGTGCACGCCGCCCACCCGCACGAGCACGGCGACGACTGCGGGCACCGGCCGGTCCCGCACGGCGACCACGTCGACTACGACCACGACGGCCACCTGCACGCGCCGCACCGGACCGGCACCGGCGTGCACTACGACGAGCACGACAGGGCCGGTTCCGCCGTCGCCCGGCCGGCCGGGACGGAGCACCCGTGA
- a CDS encoding Fur family transcriptional regulator, with the protein MSAPEVPVRRQTRQRTAVLALLDELDGFRTAQDLHALLRERGDAVGLATVYRALQALVDDGLVDVLRSEDGEAAYRRCSPVHHHHLVCRSCGTTVEVADPPVERWAARVAAEHGFADVQHQLEVFGTCRACAQR; encoded by the coding sequence GTGAGCGCCCCCGAGGTCCCGGTCCGCCGGCAGACCCGGCAGCGGACGGCCGTGCTCGCGCTGCTCGACGAGCTCGACGGGTTCCGGACCGCCCAGGACCTGCACGCCCTGCTGCGCGAGCGCGGCGACGCCGTGGGCCTGGCCACCGTCTACCGGGCGCTGCAGGCCCTGGTCGACGACGGCCTGGTCGACGTCCTGCGCAGCGAGGACGGCGAGGCGGCCTACCGGCGGTGCTCGCCGGTGCACCACCACCACCTGGTCTGCCGCTCCTGCGGGACCACCGTCGAGGTCGCCGACCCGCCGGTGGAGCGCTGGGCGGCGCGGGTGGCCGCCGAGCACGGGTTCGCCGACGTCCAGCACCAGCTGGAGGTGTTCGGCACCTGCCGCGCCTGCGCTCAGCGGTAG
- a CDS encoding MarR family winged helix-turn-helix transcriptional regulator — MSVREEVLSNGDRQDRDHQNLALLCFYPHRAMEARLLATLAAEGHDDITLAQARVAARIGPAGTRLTDLAAQALVTKQTAGHLVDQLQRAGYVRRVPDPTDARARLVQIAERGLEVVAVARRVEAEVEAEWTAHLGEEATAQLRAALTRLREVTDPYR, encoded by the coding sequence GTGAGCGTTCGCGAGGAGGTCCTCTCGAACGGGGACCGCCAGGACCGGGACCACCAGAACCTGGCGCTGCTGTGCTTCTACCCGCACCGGGCGATGGAGGCGCGGCTGCTCGCGACGCTGGCGGCCGAGGGGCACGACGACATCACCCTCGCGCAGGCGCGCGTCGCCGCCCGGATCGGCCCTGCCGGCACCCGGCTGACCGACCTGGCCGCGCAGGCGCTGGTCACCAAGCAGACCGCCGGCCACCTGGTCGACCAGCTGCAGCGCGCCGGTTACGTCCGCCGGGTGCCCGACCCCACCGACGCCCGCGCCCGGCTGGTCCAGATCGCCGAGCGGGGGCTGGAGGTGGTGGCGGTCGCCCGCCGGGTGGAGGCCGAGGTCGAGGCGGAGTGGACCGCGCACCTGGGGGAGGAGGCGACCGCACAGCTGCGCGCGGCGCTGACCCGGCTGCGCGAGGTGACCGACCCCTACCGCTGA
- a CDS encoding maleylpyruvate isomerase family mycothiol-dependent enzyme, producing the protein MDLDDVWRSIDSERSSLADLLDDLTPAEWETPSLCTGWRVRDVAAHLTQAQMTLREAIVPAIRAGGSFDRIIRDTALRVGPLPDDEYGRRIRAMVGSRRRAPFVSPIEPLTDVLVHGQDIALPLGRERPIPPVPAAVSARRAWAMSFPFGVRKRLAGLQLRATDSDLVLGEGAPVEGTTGDLLLLITGRTATVHRLSGEGRQRLPAADGRREESRRTT; encoded by the coding sequence GTGGACCTCGACGACGTGTGGCGCAGCATCGACTCCGAGCGGTCGAGCCTGGCGGACCTGCTCGACGACCTCACCCCCGCCGAGTGGGAGACGCCGTCGCTGTGCACCGGCTGGCGGGTGCGGGACGTCGCGGCGCACCTGACCCAGGCGCAGATGACACTCCGGGAGGCGATCGTCCCGGCGATCCGGGCGGGCGGAAGCTTCGACCGGATCATCCGGGACACGGCGCTGCGCGTCGGCCCGCTGCCCGACGACGAGTACGGCCGGCGGATCCGGGCGATGGTCGGCTCCCGGCGGCGGGCGCCGTTCGTCTCCCCCATCGAGCCGCTCACCGACGTCCTCGTGCACGGGCAGGACATCGCCCTGCCGCTGGGCCGCGAGCGGCCGATCCCGCCGGTCCCCGCGGCCGTGTCGGCGAGGCGGGCCTGGGCGATGAGCTTCCCGTTCGGGGTGCGGAAGCGGCTGGCCGGCCTGCAGCTGCGGGCCACCGACAGCGACCTCGTGCTGGGCGAGGGTGCTCCGGTCGAGGGCACGACCGGCGACCTGCTCCTGCTGATCACGGGGCGCACCGCCACGGTGCACCGGCTCTCCGGCGAGGGCCGGCAACGGCTGCCGGCGGCGGACGGCCGCCGGGAGGAGTCGAGGAGGACGACATGA
- a CDS encoding isocitrate lyase/PEP mutase family protein, with protein sequence MTDLATRARTLLDLHTAPEILVLTNVWDVVSAQVVAATEGVRALATASHGIAATFGYEDGENIPLDLHLDMVGRIAAAVDLPLSMDMEAGYGDAGETARRAVEKGVVGGNLEDQMKPLDDAVAAVEAVVRAGRDAGIDFVLNARTDAFLRAEAGADRSELLAEAVRRGRAFLEAGAPVVFVPGVVAREEIEALVEGLGRGKLTVISVPGRSLPARELQDLGVARVSTGPFTQRVALTALQDAVVEMVGGGVLPPGTRALN encoded by the coding sequence GTGACCGACCTCGCCACCCGCGCCCGGACCCTGCTCGACCTGCACACCGCCCCGGAGATCCTCGTCCTCACCAACGTGTGGGACGTCGTCTCCGCGCAGGTGGTGGCCGCGACCGAGGGCGTGCGGGCCCTCGCCACCGCCAGCCACGGCATCGCCGCCACCTTCGGCTACGAGGACGGCGAGAACATCCCGCTCGACCTGCACCTGGACATGGTCGGCCGGATCGCCGCCGCCGTGGACCTGCCGCTGAGCATGGACATGGAGGCCGGCTACGGCGACGCCGGCGAGACCGCCCGCCGCGCCGTCGAGAAGGGGGTCGTCGGGGGCAACCTCGAGGACCAGATGAAGCCGCTGGACGACGCCGTGGCCGCCGTCGAGGCGGTCGTGCGCGCCGGACGGGACGCCGGCATCGACTTCGTGCTCAACGCCCGCACCGACGCGTTCCTCCGCGCGGAGGCGGGGGCCGACCGCTCCGAGCTCCTCGCCGAGGCCGTCCGCCGGGGCCGGGCGTTCCTCGAGGCGGGAGCCCCCGTCGTCTTCGTGCCCGGTGTCGTGGCGCGCGAGGAGATCGAGGCCCTGGTCGAGGGGCTGGGTCGCGGGAAGCTGACGGTGATCAGCGTGCCGGGGCGCTCCCTGCCGGCCCGCGAGCTGCAGGACCTCGGCGTCGCCCGTGTCTCCACCGGCCCGTTCACCCAGCGGGTCGCGCTCACCGCGCTGCAGGACGCCGTCGTCGAGATGGTCGGCGGCGGCGTCCTGCCGCCCGGCACCCGCGCCCTCAACTGA
- the def gene encoding peptide deformylase, protein MTIRPIRELGDPVLRTPADEVRAFDRELAALVRDLEETVDHPGRAGLAAPQIGVSARVFSYNVDGEIGHLVNPRVVELSEETQDGDEGCLSIPGLWAPTVRAMEAVVEGFDVHGEPLRLSGTGLMARCLQHEVDHLDGKVFLDRLTGEARKTALRALRAR, encoded by the coding sequence GTGACGATCCGCCCCATCCGCGAGCTCGGTGACCCCGTGCTCCGCACGCCCGCCGACGAGGTGCGGGCCTTCGACAGGGAGCTGGCCGCCCTGGTGCGCGACCTCGAGGAGACCGTCGACCACCCCGGCCGCGCCGGGCTGGCCGCCCCGCAGATCGGGGTGAGCGCCCGGGTGTTCAGCTACAACGTCGACGGCGAGATCGGCCACCTGGTCAACCCGCGGGTCGTGGAGCTGTCCGAGGAGACCCAGGACGGCGACGAGGGCTGCCTGTCCATCCCGGGCCTGTGGGCACCCACGGTGCGGGCGATGGAGGCCGTCGTCGAGGGCTTCGACGTCCACGGGGAGCCGCTGCGGCTGTCGGGCACCGGGCTCATGGCGCGCTGCCTGCAGCACGAGGTGGACCACCTCGATGGGAAGGTCTTCCTCGACCGGCTGACCGGGGAGGCCCGCAAGACCGCCCTGCGGGCCCTGCGCGCCCGCTGA